One Brassica napus cultivar Da-Ae chromosome A5, Da-Ae, whole genome shotgun sequence DNA window includes the following coding sequences:
- the LOC106436993 gene encoding protein HAIKU1-like, whose amino-acid sequence MDRPRHNDQLAVKMIGKKIKKETPLHLPNGYTSKNRLRRSIVPPLTSSPKIRPAPLINGPHDVPLPPAMTQPTHNLARPPMMGHADKFWSNIAAESLPSARFSGGGILPTPVSPQSSIGDSGPNRNQMKPSHDYQQPPRFNGSASSVPILPSPTFDGPGILPTPPTSFTSSSMAQAGILGPGPPPASTGLVFLAIAIWREY is encoded by the coding sequence ATGGATAGGCCACGGCATAATGATCAGTTAGCTGTGAAAATGATTgggaagaagataaagaaggaGACTCCTTTACACCTACCCAATGGTTACACAAGCAAGAACCGCTTAAGAAGAAGCATTGTTCCACCGCTAACGTCTTCCCCGAAGATTAGACCAGCTCCTCTGATAAACGGGCCCCATGATGTTCCTCTTCCTCCTGCCATGACTCAACCAACTCATAACTTAGCTAGACCACCAATGATGGGTCATGCAGACAAGTTTTGGTCCAATATTGCAGCTGAGTCTCTTCCTTCAGCTAGGTTCAGTGGTGGCGGGATATTGCCTACTCCTGTCTCTCCTCAAAGCTCGATTGGAGATTCAGGACCCAATAGAAACCAAATGAAACCATCTCATGACTATCAACAACCACCACGGTTCAATGGTTCTGCATCAAGTGTACCCATTTTGCCCTCTCCTACGTTCGACGGTCCCGGGATATTACCCACTCCACCAACAAGTTTCACATCCTCATCAATGGCTCAAGCTGGAATTCTTGGTCCGGGGCCTCCTCCTGCATCTACTGGTCTCGTTTTTCTCGCCATTGCCATTTGGAGAGAATACTAG
- the LOC106436994 gene encoding TNF receptor-associated factor homolog 1a-like, whose amino-acid sequence MSEVTSKESGANPSGLYGTHTWTIVKFSKISKPEIRSNVFEVGGHQWSILVYPKGCDVPTHLSLFLCVANCDKLLPGWNHFAQFTISMVNKDPKKSKHSDTLHKFGKKEHDWGWKKYMELPKLHDGFIDEYGSLTIMAQVQVIRDRVDRPFPCLDVHYRRELVRVYLKEVEPIFLSFMKEKRSKLMEDKTRWESLCTFWLGMDQKSRREMSQEKMEVILKLVVKHFYIKKEVTSSLVMDFLFHGLNYFVWSSTTQEKILHTISRQMGKLLKDDLDSSILNALEEEPKKERAADVKNLPAPIVSVNKDMFVLVDDAMLLMEKAVLEPLPDESGPQNRMEVGNDGGREDEKRLTEFARRTLEVFILDHILCNKVEGAYKEAIALKMQEELIREEEENLNDGIVVCGSFSCCRLGICKTIWMVRE is encoded by the exons ATGTCTGAGGTTACTAGTAAAGAGTCTG GTGCAAACCCCTCTGGATTATATGGGACGCATACATGGACAATtgtgaaattttcaaaaataagtaAGCCAGAGATCCGTAGCAATGTTTTTGAAGTTGGTGGCCACCAATG GTCTATTTTAGTTTATCCAAAAGGCTGTGACGTACCAACCCATCTCTCTTTGTTTCTCTGTGTTGCAAACTGTGATAAACTTCTTCCAG GTTGGAATCATTTTGCTCAGTTTACTATTTCTATGGTGAATAAAGATCCAAAGAAATCAAAGCATTCAG ATACATTACACAAGTTTGGGAAGAAAGAGCATGATTGGGGATGGAAAAAGTATATGGAGTTACCTAAGTTACATGACGGTTTCATTGATGAGTACGGCTCTCTTACAATAATGGCTCAAGTCCAGGTCATTAG AGACAGGGTGGACCGACCTTTTCCCTGCCTTGATGTTCACTATAGGAGAGAACTTGTTAGGGTTTATTTAAAAGAAGTGGAGCCTATTTTCTTGAGTTTTATGAAAGAGAAAAGAAGCAAGTTGATGGAGGACAAGACCAGATGGGAAAG CTTATGTACCTTTTGGTTAGGGATGGATCAAAAATCAAGGCGAGAGATGTCTCAAGAGAAAATGGAAGTGATTCTAAAACTAGTTGTGAAACATTTCTACATCAAGAAGGAAGTTACATCCTCTTTGGTGATGGATTTCTTGTTTCATGggttaaactattttgtatggAGTAGTACCACCCAGGAGAAAATACTACATACAATTTCAAGACAAATGGGGAAACTCCTTAAGGATGATTTGGATTCTTCAATATTGAATGCTCTTGAAGAAGAACCAAAGAAAGAGAGAGCAGCTGATGTCAAAAACTTGCCAGCTCCAATTGTTAGTGTAAACAAAGACATGTTTGTGTTAGTTGATGATGCAATGTTACTCATGGAGAAAGCTGTTCTTGAACCATTGCCTGATGAGAGTGGTCCGCAAAACCGTATGGAG GTTGGTAACGACGGAGGGCGTGAGGATGAGAAGCGATTAACTGAGTTTGCTAGACGCACGTTGGAGGTATTTATTCTTGATCATATCTTATGCAACAAAGTTGAAGGTGCATATAAAGAAGCTATTGCATTGAAAATGCAAGAAGAGCTTAttcgtgaagaagaagaaaatctgaACGACGGCATCGTCGTTTGTGGATCCTTCTCGTGCTGCCGGTTAGGCATTTGTAAAACGATATGGATGGTCCGGGAATGA
- the LOC125608907 gene encoding TPD1 protein homolog 1-like encodes MKHFYQFQLQLVLFIGLGLLLSLLASFVMKCNALEDFTDTSDVRDFISNYENRTGLSRKLLLSPDIGDGTKRIGEECSKDDVVVFQGSTVPLPNGVPAFTVEILNACASDCSVAEIHVSCGWFSSVRLVNPRVFRRLSYDDCLVNDGQPLAPGQTLSFQYANSFAYPLSVSSVSCF; translated from the exons ATGAAACACTTCTACCAATTCCAACTGCAGCTTGTCCTCTTCATAGGTCTTGGCTTATTGCTGTCTCTTCTTGCTTCAT TTGTTATGAAGTGCAATGCCTTGGAAGATTTCACTGATACAAGCGATGTAAGAGACTTCATTTCCAATTACGAAAACCGCACTGGCCTCTCCAGAAAGCTTCTGCTATCTCCGG ATATTGGCGACGGGACCAAAAGGATAGGAGAAGAATGCTCAAAAGATGATGTTGTTGTCTTTCAAGGCTCAACGGTTCCACTTCCAAACGGAGTACCAGCATTTACAGTTGAGATCTTAAACGCATGTGCCTCTGATTGCAGCGTTGCGGAGATCCACGTCAGTTGTGGCTGGTTCAGCTCGGTCAGACTGGTTAACCCTAGAGTTTTCAGACGACTCTCCTACGATGATTGTCTGGTCAATGATGGTCAACCTCTTGCTCCTGGACAGACACTCTCCTTTCAGTATGCTAACAGCTTCGCTTACCCTCTCTCTGTCTCTTCAGTCTCTTGCTTCTAG